ATCGTTATTTATAACATTCTTATCTTTAACTTTTGCGTTTACAAGAACTTGTGGAAATCTATCAAGTCCTTCTACGAGTTTTGATAGAGGTTTGTCTTCTTCAAGCATAACCTCTAAGACACTAAGCGCTGTAATAAGGCCATCTCCTGTGACGCTTTCAAGAAGGTTTATTATATGTCCTGATTGTTCTCCGCCCAAAATTGCTCCACTTTTTAACATTTCTTGAAGAACGTATCTATCTCCAACATTTGCACGTATAAAATTAATTCCCAAAGACTTCAATGCCTTTTCTATTGCCATGTTTGTCATTACCGTGCCAACAATTGTATTGTTCTTTAATAAGCCCTTTTTCTTAAAAGATCTCCCCAAAATTACCATGATATCATCACCATCAACGATTCTTCCTTGCTCATCAGACATAATTAATCTATCTCCGTCTCCATCGTGTGAAATGCCTACATCTGCACCAACTTTTTTTACAAAATCGGATATAACTTGAGGATACGTTGCGCCGCAATTAACATTAATTCTATTACCGTCAGGTGTATCATTTATGGTAAAAGTTTTAGCAGAGAGTTTCTTGAGTGCTTCAGGTGTGGTAGCATAAGTTGCACCAAATGCCGTGTCTATAGCAACTTTTAGATTATCGAGTTTTAATGAAAAACGCTTTGTAAGGTAATCGACATAGAAATCTTTCAAATTTGAATTATAGATAATCTTACCAATATTTACTGGGCTTCTTTCTACATTTTTTTTCATTAATTCTTCTATTTTCTCTTCTTTCTCGTCTTCTAATTTAAAGCCCTCTTTATCGAAAACCTTAATGCCATTAAATTCAATTGGGTTATGTGATGCTGATACGACCACTCCTGCTGAATAATTTTTTGTAAGTCGAACTATCAAAGATACGGCTGGTGTTGGTAAGACAAATCCTATTGTAACACTTGTTGCAATGCTTATAATGCCAGTTGCAAGTGCAAGCCTTAATAATTCAGAAGAAATGCGGGTATCTTCTCCTATAAGAATTGGACCATTGCCTTCAAAGGTTTTCCCTAAAGCAATACCAACTTTTAGGGCAGTTTCAGGAAGGATTTCTTTATTTGCTATACCTCTTATGCCATCTGTTCCGAATAATTTTCTCATACGCTTATATTGTATTGAAATTCGTTAATTTGTAAAACACTAATTAAGAAAAGGATTATACTCTTTTTCTTCCTCAATGGTGCTATTCTCTCCGTGCCCTGGGAGTATAATATAATCATCTTTAAGGTTAAATAATTTTGTTTTTATTGTGTTTATCAATTCTTCAAAAGCTCCATGGTACTCCTTTGCTATTCCAACAGTTCCTGCAAACAGGGTATCGCCAGTAAATACAAAACCGTCAAAAACAAGGCAAATGCTTCCTTTCGTGTGTCCTGGGGTGTGTAGGATATTAATTGTTTCATCTTCTAAAATTAAACTACCTTCTTTAGAGATTGAAATATCTGCTTTTGGTGATACAATGTTAAGATTCCATTTAAGCGAACCATTGTAAGATGGGTTTGTAAGTTTTTCGCTGTCAAATTCATGAATGATGAGTTTTGATTTTTTAAACATGGTTTTTAAAATTACGTTCCCAAAAATGTGGTCAAAATGTCCATGTGTGTTAAAGATTATTATGTTATCAGTTTTTATGTGTTCCAAAAGAGTTTGAGTTTCTTTATCGCTATTGTTTGCAGGGTCTATGATTAGTGTGGTATTTTTCAAATTCAATAGATACGTATTGGTTGAGAGAAAATTGAATGTGAATTTTAAAATATCATATTTTCCAATCTTTATTATTTCCATTTCTCTATATTATACTATTAGAGTATAATATTTTGATGGGAAATTTAAATTTTGTAACAAATTTTTATCTTTATATTTGGTTGTTTCAATCCCTTACTGTAATTATTACTGTTGCCTTTTTTCTTACGCAAACATCTATAACGAGGTTCCTTTTTAATCTTCACGAGTCAGTAAAAAAGCAGATATTATTAGGGATCTTTTTTGGATTAATTTCAGTGCTTGGCACCTTGCTTGGAATAAGAACGCATGATGCAATTGCAAATATTAGAGATATAGGTGCAATAAGTGGTGGGTTATTTGGAGGGCCTATTGTAGGGTTCATTGCAGGTTT
This DNA window, taken from Caldisericaceae bacterium, encodes the following:
- the glmM gene encoding phosphoglucosamine mutase; protein product: MRKLFGTDGIRGIANKEILPETALKVGIALGKTFEGNGPILIGEDTRISSELLRLALATGIISIATSVTIGFVLPTPAVSLIVRLTKNYSAGVVVSASHNPIEFNGIKVFDKEGFKLEDEKEEKIEELMKKNVERSPVNIGKIIYNSNLKDFYVDYLTKRFSLKLDNLKVAIDTAFGATYATTPEALKKLSAKTFTINDTPDGNRINVNCGATYPQVISDFVKKVGADVGISHDGDGDRLIMSDEQGRIVDGDDIMVILGRSFKKKGLLKNNTIVGTVMTNMAIEKALKSLGINFIRANVGDRYVLQEMLKSGAILGGEQSGHIINLLESVTGDGLITALSVLEVMLEEDKPLSKLVEGLDRFPQVLVNAKVKDKNVINNDDFKKFIQYVNKEMKDGRILIRPSGTEPVIRIMVEGENEIKIKDIAQKIKEYLEV
- a CDS encoding MBL fold metallo-hydrolase, which produces MEIIKIGKYDILKFTFNFLSTNTYLLNLKNTTLIIDPANNSDKETQTLLEHIKTDNIIIFNTHGHFDHIFGNVILKTMFKKSKLIIHEFDSEKLTNPSYNGSLKWNLNIVSPKADISISKEGSLILEDETINILHTPGHTKGSICLVFDGFVFTGDTLFAGTVGIAKEYHGAFEELINTIKTKLFNLKDDYIILPGHGENSTIEEEKEYNPFLN